The Papaver somniferum cultivar HN1 chromosome 6, ASM357369v1, whole genome shotgun sequence genome segment TTTCTTGAATCGGTAGAAcaaagaaggagaagacgaatGTTATGATTACGAAAATAAATGATATaagtttagatttagtataaaggtgaaggacaatatagacaatttCTATTTTTAAGACATCCATTAGCCATCTTCGATGGATGGGTATAAAAAGGTGGCCCCTAACTCCTTTCAAGTGCCCCCTAAAattgaatatttattttattttggcacCATTAGTATATGCGTGTGCCTCAAAAACATGACTCTAAACTTAGCATCATCTCAGATTGACAGGTTGTAGTAGGGTTAGATGCTTCGGGCCTTAGACAGTGTTGCCATGCCCATTATaaaaaaaacccaaataaaaacctaaacgcGCTCCCTTGGCTTggtttctcaattttcatttttttcaattcaaattcattttcttctttcattttccCTCCAGACTCCATTGAAGTGATAACTCTGAAGCCACAAGGAAATTCGTCTTCTTCCGATGATTGACAGAAGGTATTTTCGATCTATTACTATGAATTCAATATTTGGTTCTTCCTTGTTTTGATATATCATTTATTTTGAATCAAAAACCCTAATGTGTCCAAATGAAAATCTAGGTTTTTTGAAAGAGATATGATTGTCATTCAGTAATAAAACAGCCTgaagaaacaccatcatcatctctCTTGTtcaaaatctagaaattttgtctGATTAATTAGGGAACTTTTTTTAATCCAATAGCCCCTAATATATGTCTGATTCAATAATTCAAAAAACAGATGATTGAGCTCTTTGATTCAATAATTGAAATTAAGTTGTTACTCTATTGTTAAACAATCAGCTGTTTTTGTTATGATCTTAGGTTTTGGACTCAAAAACATAATAATTGGTATTGTTCAAGTGATACAGAatctttcatatttttttttgtgtgttttgttATTGTTTATATGACTATCAAAGCTACTACTGAAGGGGATACATAATTACATATGAAATATGCTTGATGCACCAGATGATAAGATTAGTAATCTACCGGACTCACTAATTCATAATATCCTTGCTTTTCTACACATCACCGATTGTGCTCGTGCTAGCGTATTATCTCGAAGATGGAACTACATTTGGACTGCTATCCCCTCCCTTTGTTTAGGGAAACGGGATCCTAGAAGTTTGCATTATCCCTCTCCTGATGAAACCGAGAAATTCATGGATTTTTTGGATGAAACATTGCATCGTAGTAATTCGTCAAATGTAGATGTAGACAAGTTCAGTCTCGTTTGGCCTCTCCACTTGAATGAAACTCGGCTTCATTCATGgatcactaatttaataaggggTAAAGTTAAAATGCTCAAGCTATATTTAAGACAAGAACCACTCTCATATATTCCCCTATCTCTATTTACTTGTGAATCACTGACTTCATTGGAGCTAGGAGTATGGCTACATCATTTCACCTTTCCTAAGTATATCTCTTTTCCAAGACTCAAGCATCTTAGGCTTTGGGAATTTAGGTTCAGTGACGAGTTTTGGAATGAGGAACTCTTTTCAAATTTCCTTGTCCTTGAAGAATTGAGTCTGCCTAAGTGCGAGTTTCGTTTGAGGAATTTCTGTATTTCAATTCCTACATTGAAGCTATTGAAAATTTCAGTTTGGGAACTCAGAGATGGTTCACTAGAATCTGATAATGTTGCAAAAGAAAATGTGTTGTCTAGCTTTCCAGCACTGGTGGAAGCAGACGTTCGCTGTTACGATAAAAAAGATATTGCAGGAATAAATCAGTTACTTCGAGCCATAGCACATGTAAAATGTCTAACTGTCAGTGATCTAACCTTAAAGGTATTCTATTCTTGCTGATTTTTTTTAAAGTACTTAGTTGctatgtttctttttatttttatggtTTAATCTCCCTGCGTGCTTGTGACTGATTAATTTGTTGTTATTACCTTGTTATGAATAAATAGGCTTTTCGCTCTGCAAACAAAATGCTGACATTTCACAATGTCAAAATGTTGACTTTATCTGGAAACCTAACCACTGATCAAGGACTAATTGCTTTCCTCAATGCAGTACCTAATCTGGAGTCACTCGTATTTACCAAGGCAAGTGTTCAGTGTTAGCATTTATGTGTTTTGCGCAACAAATCTCCATTTGGTTAAACTAATCTTGTTTAAACTATGTTAAGTCGGATTAGTCTTAATCCGCATTAAGACATGTTTATGGTATTAATCATGCACTAAAAACTAGCTTAAGGTTAATGCTAGATAAGGTTGAGTCTAAGCATGACATGTCTTTTAGCTTGACATGTCATATGAGCCGTCCTTTGTAGCCACGAGGTGTCATTCAACTCATTATGGAAAGATTGGATtgacatgtggcaagcatgactAGGACTTCTTTTCTAGCCTCACaagttttctttaaaagaaaatcaGTTTTCATCCATCAAAAAGTAATGTGaggaaatagaagttgataatAAGTCATGAAGGTTTAGGTTTAAGCGTCTTGAGTGTTTTCTATTTCCTTGTACTACAACCTAACTTTGTATGAATCATTTCTAGTTTTTTAGTTATGTATGGTGTTATATTCAGTAAGTTGTTGAGTATGGAATACTAGTTTAAAGTATAATTTCAGCATGTAGTTTGCTTATAGGATGTTTAGTACTTAAACATAAAGATTAaggagctgaaattccaacattcaACTTCTATTTCACCTAGTTATTACATATTCAGCAGCTAGAGTGACTGTATGGATGAAGTTTTGGACTGTTTTCCCTCTAAAGTTGTAGTTCTTCTTGTATGCGGTGGTTTGGTACTTTATGCTTGATGGTGTGGGGCTGAAAATTCAGGACAACAAGTATTGGAGCAGTTGTAGAAGGTTTGTGTATCACAATCAAGGTATTTTCAGATCTACGGTAGTTTTGGACTTCTCAAGATGGCGGTTTTGTTGTAAGAATAGGTCTGAATTTTTCTGTTTTGAAAAATTGTAACTTGTAATAGTTTGCTGCTTCCATTACTCGACTAAGTGTTGCCAAAGTAATGCTTTGAGAGTATGTGGAAGTGGTTTTAATGAGAATTATGTGATTGTGGTGGTTTATTTGATTCATTCAGAAATTGTAAACACGAATCTTGCCCAAAGGTGTTTTGTGTTTATGAAATTTGATGTGAATCAAGTCTCATATGAGTGACAACTTTtcatatgagaatttattcttaaacTTATTGGGACTCATTGTATGTCGTAATTTCTGCCCAAAGGTGATTTGCGATGATATAGAGTCTTGTTTATGAGTTTAAGATGTTATTGTTTTGCTTATTAACATGTTATTTACTTGGTTTATATTATAGATGTATAAAGTGATAATAAGTATGTGTGTTGTGTGAATTTCAGTGGAATTATGATTGTGATTTTCATTAAGTTTATTCCATGTGTTTGAATCTGAAATTCAGTTGGAGTGATGTTTGTAGCTTGGTTATAGCTTGTTTGGCATCATTCTTACATTCTTGTGAGTTTTGTATGCTTATAAAGTAGTCTCTAGTTTGAGATGAAGCATAGTGTAATAAAGTAAATGGGAATATTATGTTATGGATTTATCATTATATCTGTTTCCTTACTTTTGTAAGGTGTTATATGCTCATAAAGTGGTCTCTGGTAGGAGACATAGTTCTCATTCGATATCATTAATGTCCTAAAGTTCTTGGTCTCATTAGAATACGAGCATAATGCTTAATTCAAGCAAGACAATGGGGATATCGTTAAGGAGAAAAAGCGGGTGGCGTAAGAGCATATGTAGTGCTGCTTGTATGGCTTTAAGCTAAGTCAATAAAGTTACAAGTGCAATTCAGTTGGCATAAGGCTAAgccaaatgaagttttcaagttcaGTTTGGTTTTGGCCTAAAGCTAAGCCAATAAAATGTTTTCtggtttgaaaaataaaatgttttactTGAGAATAATAGACCGTCTAGTTTTATGATTGTAGAAATGTCGTACGCATTTTAAATGTGACGTGTAGGTCTCTATAGTCGAAGGCTAGCGTGCTATTTGACTCAAGTGTGCGGCTAGCATAAAAATTCTTTTATAAAGTTTTTTTAAGGTAAGTTTTGTTGCTTAAACAAGTGGGAGATGTTAGCATTTATGTGTTTTGTGCAACAAATCTCCATTTGGTTAAACTAATCTTGTTTAAACTATGTTAAGTCGGATTAGTCTTAATCCGCATTAAGGCATGTTTATGGTATTAATCATGCACTAAAAACTAGCTTAAGGTTAATGCTAGATAAGGTTGAGTCTAAGCATGACATGTCTTTTAGCTTGACATGTCATATGAGCTGTCCTTTGTAGCCATGAGGTGTCATCCAACTCATGATGAAAAGGTTGGATtgacatgtggcaagcatgattaggactctcttctagcctcaaaagttttctttaaaagaaaatcaGTTTTCATCCATCATAAAGTAATGTGaggaaatagaagttgataatAAGTCATGAAGGTTTAGGTTTAAGTGTCTTGAGTGTTTTCTATTTCCTTGTACTACAACCTAACTTTGTATGAATCATTTCTAGTGTTTTAGTTATGTATGATGTTGTATTCAGTGAGTTGTTGAGTATGCAATACTAGTTTAAAGTATAATTTCAGCATGTAGTTTGCTTATAGGATGTTTAGTACTAAACATAAAGATTAaggagctgaaattccaacattcaGAACTAGCGATTCTCTATACCCTCATTGGATAAGACATAAAATTTAGGATTTCATTGGTTAACTTGTTACATTTGCAGTAATTATTCATTTGGAATCttatttttgatttcaatttcATCTCCAGTTAAATACTGCTATAGAGGAAGACAGTGATATAGACAATGAGGAAGACAGTGATACAAACAATGAGGAAAAAAGTGACGAGGAAGATCGTGATGAGGACGACAATGATGATGACGGCGGGGAAGGGGAAGACAGTGATGAGGAAGGTAGGGAAGGGGAAGACAGTGATGATTACAAAGACGATGATAGTTTGGTGCTTGATATCGTGACTAATGGATGTTTGTTTCCACGCTTTAAATCAGTGTGCTTCAAGGAATTTTTTGGGGACCCTAAGGGAGCTGAGGTGGGTGAAACTAATTTTGAAGACCGTCAAAGCTTTGCAAACGATCACTATTGGTTACAAAGGGAAAGGCGAAAAAGAATTTACGGCGGAGATACCAAATTTTCCAAGAGCCTCGCCAGGTTGTGTGATTAAAATCTGTCCTTGCTAGTTACAGTTACAAATTTTAGTTAATTCCTGTTTGATAACAAAGAGTCTGTTGTGCAAGATGAaacaaatttacaagtttttctGATACCTGTACATTTCTATATTATGACAGGGAGTTTGAAGGATTCAGTTTTGTTTCCCTTTATTACTCCGTTAACCTTCATTCTTTTGCTGATGGTTACTGGTTAGTTATAATCAGGGCTGCACAAGTACCGGTTGAGAAGACCTGTACCGGAGTGGAATCGAAAAAACCGGACCGGTACCGTACCGGAACCGGTGTAGCCGGTACAGGGACCGGGACAGAAAATGAGTACCGGGATAAAACAGGTACATGGAACGGTTCTTGGCTTGGGACCGGCTTGTACCGGACCATAAGTACCGGTTCATATGATCCGTTCAGATCTTGAGTTATGTTTAATCTAAGCCGTCCATCCTAGGTAAAGAGTAAAGACTATCGTGAGAAGTTCACTCATCACTTAAGTCGTTATTTTTCTTCATGTTTTTCTCTCCAGAGAGCAGCGACAACCCACTCTCTTATCTTTTTGATTCCATCCTAATCGATCACTtgattcacttcttcttcttcaccatctagTCAGgtaattcttcttctccttcttgtttgatttagggtttgattatagattgatttagggttttcatGGTTAGGgttttaataattttaacaagAAGTTAAGATTATCTAATGGGTTCTATACTTAGATTAATTGTAgattaatttagggttttcattgatttctttgatttatgtgtttatttcaaaatgggttttggtttttgataaattttgatgttttggtaATCTTAGTTTCGTGTATGTTTGACAACAATATCTTCATAGAAATCAACCACTGGGTGGGTTTTGGAAGCAGAAGCTCATTCTGGTCTTCTAACTAGTACTCAATAAAGGTATACCTTATGTTATGAAATCGGTTTCTTACTATTTTAGAATCTTATTTAGGGCTTAATCGATTTCTTACTATTTTAGATTTGCTAATTCAATTACTGACTTAGTGTATGTTCTTGCCAATGTTTGTTAGATGACCACATCAAATTCAACTCCAACTACAAATGCAACTCCAACTACAAATGCAACTCCAACTACAAGTACAACTCAACAAACAGaagttggatcatcctctcaagctgcatctcacACAAATGAATCTGAAACTGCAACTCCAACAAGTACAGATGAAGCTGTTGAAGTTGGCGATAGCAAAAAGAAGCACAGCAAAGTGAGATCAATTGTTTGGTTGGAAATGACTAAGATAAATGATGATCTTGTTGAATGTCATCATTGCCACAAGACATATGCTGCTCACAATGACAATAATGGCACTTCTGGATTACGAAAGCATTTGAATAGATGTCTGagaaatcctaacaggaagaaaGAAAAGGGACAACCATCTCTGTTGATGCCACCCCAAAAACCAGGTCAGGATGGTAAACTTATTTCTCATACTTACAGTTATGAAAGGTTAAGAAGGCGTCTTGTTGAGTGGATAATTACGGATGAAATACCTTTTAGAAAAGTAGAAGGGTCAGGCTTTGTGGCAATGATGCAAGAGGCACAACTTAGGTTCAAGGTTCCAGGACATATGACAATTTATAGGGATATGTTAAAGATGTATATAGAAGAGAAGAATAATCTAAAAACTTACTTATTGACATCTAAGAAGAGGATATCTTTGACAACTGCCACATGGACAtcaccaaataattttaattatatttgtgTAACCGCTCACTACATTGATCAGAACTGGAAACTGCAGAAGAGAATACTCATGTTTTGTCAAGTTGAAGGCCATACAGGTAATGCAATCAGTGAGAAGTTGGTGGATTTTTTGAAGGATTGGGGTCTAAAAGATGTATTTGGTGTCACTCTAGACAATGTCAGCGCCAACACAGTAGTTATGGATCATCTGCAAAAAGTTGTTACTAGCTGGACAAGATCACCAATTAGAGCTAAATATTTACATGAAAGATTTTCATTTCATATCATTATGGTCTCTTATATTAACTTTAACTAGTATTATTCATACATGTTCATTAATAATCATAGATTCATAATGTGAGACTTGACTGGACATTGAGTGAGTTGAGTTAGAACTTTGAAGTACACTCTGAATTAATGTACGTGTTACGGCATTTTATGTTGCTCCTTGTATGTTTATTTCTTACTGTTGTATGGGTTCTTTTAGTTCTCTGTTCAAGTTTGTTCTAGCCTGTGGATACTGTCATATGTTGGAAGTAAATGTATGATTTGGgtgttctttttctttatattttgtgTTTCAGCAGTTTATATTGTTTCAGTTGTTGTTTGTTATAAGGTTTTTTCAGTTCTCATCTGTTTTAGTTTGTGGGTTTTACTCAAGTCCTGTGTTGAAGTACATGCATGATGTGGGAACTCTTTTTCTTTATATAAATGTGTTTCAGAAGTTCATGTCCTGGTTCACTGCTTGTTAGTATTACTTATAGACAATTAGACATAGTTCTGATTCTTCTGAATTTGTGTGTGGTTTTATTCTTATACACATAGTTCTGAATTTGTTAGCATCTTATGactaatttttcttgattatttgttatCAGGTGAGCTGTGCAGCCCATGTTCTTGCTCTTGTCATAAAAGATGCAGTACGGATCTTTAATGAATCAGTTAAAAGGATAAGGTCAGTTGTAAAATATGTTCTTAGTTCTCCTTCTAGGTatgaaaagtttaaaaaatgtgcTTCCCTAGCAAAGGTATATTACAAGAAAGCACTGACTTTAGATGTGTACACCCGATGGAATATCACTTACTTGATGTTAGATGCtgctcaaagatatgaaaaagttTTGCAATGTTAGCACATATTGATAAGGACTTTCAAGAGAGGTTTATTTTTGAGCAAGACAAGGAATCTGTTTTACCAAGTGATGCTGATATTGAGgaagttgtagctagtgatgatATCATGGAAGAAGtggttgaggatatggaagaatATGAAGAGGTTGAGCATATGGAAGAATAGGTTGAAGAGGTAGATCCAGCAAGCAAgaacaaggcaaagaagaagaataagaagaaagtaCGGACGCATGCCCCTTATAAAgaagattggaaatatgctagaggACTTGTGAAGTGTTTAAAGGTATTCTTCGATGCAACTGTGAATTTTTCTGCTTCTACACAAGTCACTACTCATACTTTCTTATGGGAATTGGTATTCATCCATGAACAATTAATTGAATTTAGAGAAAACATAGCATCAGATCCATTTATTGCACGTATGTCTCGTCTTATGTTTGCCAAATACaataagtattggggtgtgtatGAGAGAATGGATTCTGTTATGTTTTTTGCTCAACTGTTGGATCCAAGAGAGAAACAAAAGGGGCTAGAATTTACTCTTAACTGTTTGTTTGATAACAATTCGTGGGAGGTTCAAAGAATTatgagaaaggtgaaattagaattTCAGGAACTCTTTGATGATTATAGGTTAGTGTATTCAACTCATAAGGAAGGGTCATCTAGTGCTGCTCCGGTAGTTTCTAGTTCCGTTAGCACACAATCTCAAGGCTTCAAATCTAGAATTCAATCAAGGAAGAGACAGCATTGGGACAACCCaagttgtgttgaagaagcaAAAACAACAGAGTTAGATATGTACTTGACAGATGTGATGGATGGAAAAATGCGTGAAGTAAATCAAGATGACGACTTTGACATATTGGCTTGGTAGCAGGCTAATGAAAACAGGTATAAGGTACTGTCATACATGGAAAGAGATATATTAGCCGTGCCTGTGTCTTCAGTTGCCTCTGAATCAACTTTTAGCATCGGGAAGCGCGTACTTACTCCATGGAGAGCTTCTATGTCTACAACGACAGTTGGGGCATTGCTCTGTACACAAAGCTATTTACAAAAACccattgctcttgatcttctatgtgattatgtacctgatgatgatggtgaagatgcgGCAGATACTTAtttaggtttttcttcttttttttgttttctttaatagtATTACTTTTCTTGTATTGGTACTTACttcttgtttatcttttttttttgcctgTTGCAGTCATAATTGAAAATATCCTAAAAGCTTGAAGTTTATTCCTTGGCTCCTTGCTAAGAAATAGAAGGTTGGTAACTTTCtttatcttgctgtccttgttgaaacataatttggattcatttctatatgaaattctcattGCTACTATGTAATGTTACTAATGTATGGAAATGAATGGACTGAAAATATTCAATCTACACAAATTCAACTGTTGTTAACTAGTTATGAACTTCTTATGTATTTGCTTGCTATTTCTTCTGAACTGGTTGTAAACTTGTAATACACATAGGTTGAGGTTGTGCTATCCTATCAATGGCCTTATTGGAGAGGAAGGTGAAGATTTGTGGCCTAGGATTGCAACTTGCAAGTGCGAGATGTGCAGTCATACATTTTCGTTTGCAATGATTGCATTTCATTTCTTGTCGACCTGTCGTAGACAGATTTATGGTTATGGAAATGTTgtttattttggattgttgttttgaagttatggaaatgTTGAACTTAAGTATGTATGCAACTTGAACCTATTTTGGATTGTTGAACATTGAActtatggaaatgttgttttATATTTTGTAATGTTTTTcgggtaaaaacccggtaccggaggtacaggtacaacaccaggtacaggtacaagtaccggtcctCAAAAGGAGGTACCGGCcaacaccaagtacagggacCGATTCCATAAGAGAACCGGGTCATACcggaccatgtgcagccctagttataATTGTATTTGCCCGTTTTCTTTCAAAAATGCAAATGAAAGAAAACGAGCTTGGGTATGAGCTGGGTTTTGAACCCAGGATTATTTGGAAGCCAATACCAGTAGCTGCTGCGTCAACACCAAGATCTGGAGGACCTTGAGTATGAGCTTCATAttccccccacccccacccaaaagaaaaacaaaaaacttcTGGAGATCTTACTGGCTCCGACTTTCTCTGAAAATATCATCGAGAGTTTCTCAGCCTGATTCAGTCCGTCAGAAGAAGAAAGCTTTCAAGGATTTCTGTATTGTTCTCCTGTCAGTCGTCAAATTTCGCAAGTTAATGGAACAAGTTTCTGACGTCCGGGCCATTGAGGTTTTGATTATTGCTGGTATTTGTGTGGGGAATGAAAGATGAAGAATCTACATGCAAGTAATTAAGAACCAGAAGATGCATATACCAAtcagaaaacaataataatacaGTAATTAGGTACTTCTACTAGACACTTCATTTTAACTAAATAAATTAAAGCAACATCAGATTAAAAACGAACACCAATTAATTACTTAAGTAACTACAGCTGGGAAGATACTACTTGCTCTCGAATACTTTGTCTTTAAATTCCTGATTCATGAGGGGAGACCCAAGCCAAGATGGGTGTAAAAAGCTGAGGTTCATATGCAAACCCACGTAATCGTCCATCACCACCGCTGTAAGGACATGGAGGAATCCATTGCCATGCTTTCTGATAAAAATCAAACAGCAACATATTATCAGAACCAGGTAACGTGATAATGATGAAATTACCATTACCTACACAGTCGAAACcttcatctccatcaccaccagctTCACTGAATTGCTTATACAGATTTTGTGGCATTTTTTCAGCTTCTAGCCATTTTTTCCGCTGGTTGTTGGTACAAGTAGTCGATGATGATCTCTGTAAAACCCACATTCTCAAACTCTTAGGTACCTTGAGTTTACTCTTCTCAACAGCAGCAATTAAAACCAACCTTCCTCTACATTCAACTAAATTTGGTGATCTTAAATGCCTTCTCATCGGCGCTTCTATTTCGAACCATTCATTCAATCCGACATCATAACCTGATATGTTAAAAGGGCTGTAGCTCATGCAATAGAACTTTCCATCTACAAACACCATCTTTCCTCCTGGTTGAAGACTACATTTCTCAGGAAGTGCGCTTGTTGTTCCCCCCCATAATGagtatccaccaccaccaccactgctaTAGACATGATATATTTCACTACTTACGTTTTTGACATTAAACTGTGATATCAAATCATCACCAGCAACAACCACATCAAGAGATGAATTTGTAACATTTAATCCAACTGACGGAAAAAGTCTAGGTGTTCGAGTAGTAATAGTGTTCATCATCAGTATCGAATGATATATCTTCACGAGCAGTGGATTGCATAGAATTAAGTTCTTAATCCCAGCAACATCAGATACCCAGCATATCAAACCTCCAGATGAAGAACATGGAGAGAAACCAGATGGTATAACTGAACCGAATAATATTTTATACCATTTCATTTCATTAGGATCGAACAGATATCCTTCACGTGAAGACGAGTTATCTTCTATTTCCCTTTGCTTGTAGTTATTACCGTGAATGTAACTCTTCAGTTTCTTATGTTTGAAAAACAAGAACCAAGTGTGACGTTGTCGTGCCAATGACGATATACTTAGATACATTTCGATGAAGCTGTTGGAAATTAATAGATTAGACCATCTTTTGCATACTGACCGAGCATCAAAAAAAGCTGGTGGAGGAAGAAACGCAATCACTCGATCGACTAGTGTTTCAGGAAGTTTACTCCATATCTTACTATTCATTATAGGATTGGCACAAGTATTACTCATCATATTAATGGATGACGATGAACAACTATCAAATATTATACCACTAGTACTGCTAGTATTAGTACCAGATAAGAAGTTGTTGTATGAGTTAGGATTGAAAGTGAAACCTCTTCCTTCCATGACTATGGAATCAAGTAGTTAGGGTAAGGAGAACAGATATAAAGAGATGGGTTTAGCTCCTGGGACTTGTTCTCAGCTTAGATTTTCATTCTCTTATAACTACTTTTGTGGACATGTACTGGTTGTAGAGTTTCACATGTTTATATAGAAAAAGTTACCATGCACGTAGGTTTCTGGCTCATCTTTAGTGGAGATTCAAGTTAGAGAAATTTTGATGTGATCGTTCAAGGAAAGGTCCAAAGTAGAAATGGTTTAAAGGCTGAATTTGTTTCTAGGTAGGttgtactatatatatatatatatatatactataaaaTGAATCATCAAATTATTTGCTTAAGCATTAATGGTGAACCTAGCTAGTAATTTCAAATACAATACATTTATCCAAAAATTACTTCTACTGTTTGTTTAGTCTAATCAGCTTGGTAGTTGATTGGCTGTATTGTGTGTACAAGTGTCCATATTACATTGGTTTTCACACTTACAATGCAGAGAGGAGCAAACAGATTGATAAGAAGAATCGAAAATGTATTGAGAAACGAGATGACTACTGAGAAATGTATTGATGACAATGACAATCGAGAGATAAAAGATAGTATTAGTCTACAGTCTACTACTTTGGTAACATCAAACTGGGACAACGATATACCTTATTATTATCATCAACATCCCGCAAAAATAACCACATTCCACGACATAACTAAAACAATTCCGGCAATTTAATCACTTAGCAACGCTACTTACTAATGGAGAGAGTACCAGACTGCTTGGGAGCGTACAAAATTTCATACAAGATAAAATTTCCCTCACCAATGGATTAGTACACCCCAAGCAATCTGACACTCCCCATTATCAGCCATAGATCAGAGTGGGGGGTTTGAACTCCTCACCTCTTTAGTTGAAGTTTAGTTTATCAGTTGGCTTGGCTAGCTAGCTATTTCTAGTTGGTTCACCAAGGAAAAATGTTTGTCCTAGCTATCCATAGTTGAGTCACAGGTTGTTTTAGAAGAAAAGTGTGTCATGCATGGTTTTATGTGGTGCACAGTAATTGATGATgcaaactcaaataaattaatcTCTAGTTGCATACGTCTTATCTCATGACCCCCTAGGGTACATTTTGATTCAGGTAACCTATACATTTGAGACTTCACATGCTTTTAGTCCCTGCTCCCTAATCTATCATCAAAGTAAGCTGGTTTGGAGACTCACCCTAGGAGAGAGGGAAACTCCCTGAGTCTCTGTTAGACTCATGATGAATGCTGATAATGTTTCTCCTCAGTTTGTAATAATTGAAATTTCCA includes the following:
- the LOC113285584 gene encoding F-box/LRR-repeat protein At4g14103-like isoform X4, with amino-acid sequence MLDAPDDKISNLPDSLIHNILAFLHITDCARASVLSRRWNYIWTAIPSLCLGKRDPRSLHYPSPDETEKFMDFLDETLHRSNSSNVDVDKFSLVWPLHLNETRLHSWITNLIRGKVKMLKLYLRQEPLSYIPLSLFTCESLTSLELGVWLHHFTFPKYISFPRLKHLRLWEFRFSDEFWNEELFSNFLVLEELSLPKCEFRLRNFCISIPTLKLLKISVWELRDGSLESDNVAKENVLSSFPALVEADVRCYDKKDIAGINQLLRAIAHVKCLTVSDLTLKYLIWSHSYLPRQVFSVSIYVFCATNLHLVKLILFKLC
- the LOC113285584 gene encoding F-box/LRR-repeat protein At4g14103-like isoform X1, which translates into the protein MLDAPDDKISNLPDSLIHNILAFLHITDCARASVLSRRWNYIWTAIPSLCLGKRDPRSLHYPSPDETEKFMDFLDETLHRSNSSNVDVDKFSLVWPLHLNETRLHSWITNLIRGKVKMLKLYLRQEPLSYIPLSLFTCESLTSLELGVWLHHFTFPKYISFPRLKHLRLWEFRFSDEFWNEELFSNFLVLEELSLPKCEFRLRNFCISIPTLKLLKISVWELRDGSLESDNVAKENVLSSFPALVEADVRCYDKKDIAGINQLLRAIAHVKCLTVSDLTLKLNTAIEEDSDIDNEEDSDTNNEEKSDEEDRDEDDNDDDGGEGEDSDEEGREGEDSDDYKDDDSLVLDIVTNGCLFPRFKSVCFKEFFGDPKGAEVGETNFEDRQSFANDHYWLQRERRKRIYGGDTKFSKSLARLCD
- the LOC113285584 gene encoding F-box/LRR-repeat protein At4g14103-like isoform X3: MLDAPDDKISNLPDSLIHNILAFLHITDCARASVLSRRWNYIWTAIPSLCLGKRDPRSLHYPSPDETEKFMDFLDETLHRSNSSNVDVDKFSLVWPLHLNETRLHSWITNLIRGKVKMLKLYLRQEPLSYIPLSLFTCESLTSLELGVWLHHFTFPKYISFPRLKHLRLWEFRFSDEFWNEELFSNFLVLEELSLPKCEFRLRNFCISIPTLKLLKISVWELRDGSLESDNVAKENVLSSFPALVEADVRCYDKKDIAGINQLLRAIAHVKCLTVSDLTLKAFRSANKMLTFHNVKMLTLSGNLTTDQGLIAFLNAVPNLESLVFTKASVQC
- the LOC113285584 gene encoding F-box/LRR-repeat protein At4g14103-like isoform X2 — protein: MLDAPDDKISNLPDSLIHNILAFLHITDCARASVLSRRWNYIWTAIPSLCLGKRDPRSLHYPSPDETEKFMDFLDETLHRSNSSNVDVDKFSLVWPLHLNETRLHSWITNLIRGKVKMLKLYLRQEPLSYIPLSLFTCESLTSLELGVWLHHFTFPKYISFPRLKHLRLWEFRFSDEFWNEELFSNFLVLEELSLPKCEFRLRNFCISIPTLKLLKISVWELRDGSLESDNVAKENVLSSFPALVEADVRCYDKKDIAGINQLLRAIAHVKCLTVSDLTLKLNTAIEEDSDIDNEEDSDTNNEEKSDEEDRDEDDNDDDGGEGEDSDEEVCFKEFFGDPKGAEVGETNFEDRQSFANDHYWLQRERRKRIYGGDTKFSKSLARLCD
- the LOC113290729 gene encoding protein UNUSUAL FLORAL ORGANS-like; the encoded protein is MLYCPTIYSILKEHTNYCEMGILIFDLVINQRLREFPSLLGFIEMYLSISSLARQRHTWFLFFKHKKLKSYIHGNNYKQREIEDNSSSREGYLFDPNEMKWYKILFGSVIPSGFSPCSSSGGLICWVSDVAGIKNLILCNPLLVKIYHSILMMNTITTRTPRLFPSVGLNVTNSSLDVVVAGDDLISQFNVKNVSSEIYHVYSSGGGGGYSLWGGTTSALPEKCSLQPGGKMVFVDGKFYCMSYSPFNISGYDVGLNEWFEIEAPMRRHLRSPNLVECRGRLVLIAAVEKSKLKVPKSLRMWVLQRSSSTTCTNNQRKKWLEAEKMPQNLYKQFSEAGGDGDEGFDCVGNGNFIIITLPGSDNMLLFDFYQKAWQWIPPCPYSGGDGRLRGFAYEPQLFTPILAWVSPHESGI